Proteins encoded together in one Chelonoidis abingdonii isolate Lonesome George chromosome 1, CheloAbing_2.0, whole genome shotgun sequence window:
- the LOC116823387 gene encoding olfactory receptor 51G2-like, with translation MSAVNDTNFNSAVFLLTGIPGQEDVHLWISVLFCLMYVISILGNSLILFIIKTDPTVHEPMYVFLSMLAITDLGLSILTILSTLGIFLFNSREISLDAYFAQLFFIHSFSFTESSVLLLMAFDCFVAISNTLRYASILTLSRIAKMQLVFVLRGVAVIFPLPFLLKHYQYCRISVLSHCYYINQEVMKMACSDITVSSIYGLFVTISTVRLDSMLILLSYVMILKTVLSIAFHAERLRVLSTYVSHLCAILLFYTPVLGLSVIHRFMKNSSPLLPILISYVYLVFPPLMNSVVYSVKSKNTFVRG, from the coding sequence ATGTCAGCTGTCAATGACACCAACTTCAACTCTGCAGTGTTCCTTCTCACTGGGATACCTGGGCAGGAAGACGTCCATCTCTGGATCTCTGTCCTCTTCTGCTTAATGTATGTTATTTCAATATTAGGAAATTCACTCATTctgttcattataaaaacagatccaaCCGTCCATGAGCCCATGTAtgttttcctttccatgttggcCATCACAGACCTTGGTTTATCGATATTGACCATACTGTCAACACTGGGCATATTCTTGTTTAACTCTAGGGAGATCAGCCTTGATGCTTATTTtgcccagctgttcttcatccactcATTTTCGTTCACTGAATCCTCCGTGCTGTTGTTGATGGCCTTTGACTGCTTCGTTGCAATCTCTAACACGCTGAGATATGCTTCCATCTTAACCCTGTCAAGAATAGCCAAGATGCAGCTAGTGTTTGTGCTAAGAGGGGTGGCCGTAATATTCCCACTCCCTTTTCTCCTGAAACACTACCAATACTGTCGAATCAGTGTCCTCTCCCACTGCTACTACATAAACCAGGAAGTCATGAAGATGGCTTGTTCAGATATCACAGTCAGCAGCATCTATGGCTTGTTTGTTACAATCTCCACGGTGCGGTTGGACTCGATGCTCATCCTCCTCTCTTATGTGATGATCCTCAAAACAGTGCTAAGCATTGCATTCCACGCGGAGCGCCTCAGGGTCCTGAGCACCTATGTCTCCCACCTCTGCGCTATCCTGCTCTTTTACACACCAGTGCTCGGCTTGTCTGTGATACACAGATTCATGAAGAACTCTTCTCCCTTGCTTCCAATTCTCATTAGCTATGTCTACCTAGTGTTCCCGCCCCTGATGAACTCAGTTGTGTACAGTGTGAAAAGCAAAAACACCTTCGTGCGAGGATAA